Proteins from one Pseudarthrobacter sp. BIM B-2242 genomic window:
- a CDS encoding NAD(P)-dependent oxidoreductase, protein MTSSNDAAPPSRAAVETPYRAAGSLRGRTILMSGGSRGIGLAIAIRAARDGANIVLLAKTGQPHAALAGTVHSAAEQIEAAGGQALAIVGDVRNDGDVAGAVAAAVERFGGIDVVLNNASAIDLSTTDNVDMKRYDLMQDINVRGTFLLSKLALPALRKSGNGHILTLSPPLNLDPKWAGRHLAYTMAKYGMSLTTLGLAEELKNDGITVNSLWPCTLIDTAAIRNMPGGEAIVQAARGPQIMADAAHAILTGGNHGGAALPGAAAAGEMPASGNFYTDEQVLAAAGVTDFRPYSLGAAEDQLVPDIFL, encoded by the coding sequence ATGACTTCCAGCAACGATGCCGCACCTCCGTCCCGGGCCGCCGTCGAAACTCCGTACCGGGCTGCCGGTTCCCTGCGTGGCCGCACCATCCTGATGTCCGGCGGCAGCCGCGGGATCGGGCTGGCGATTGCCATCAGGGCCGCCCGGGACGGCGCCAACATTGTCCTGCTGGCCAAGACCGGCCAGCCGCACGCCGCGCTAGCGGGCACAGTGCACAGCGCCGCCGAACAGATCGAAGCCGCCGGCGGCCAGGCGCTCGCCATCGTGGGCGATGTCCGAAACGACGGGGACGTGGCCGGCGCCGTGGCGGCCGCCGTCGAACGCTTCGGCGGGATCGACGTCGTCCTGAACAACGCCTCCGCCATCGACCTGTCCACCACGGACAACGTCGACATGAAGCGCTATGACCTGATGCAGGACATCAACGTCCGCGGGACCTTCCTGCTGTCAAAGCTGGCGTTGCCTGCGTTGCGCAAGTCAGGCAACGGCCACATCCTGACACTCTCGCCGCCCCTGAACCTCGACCCCAAATGGGCCGGCAGACACCTGGCGTACACCATGGCCAAATACGGCATGAGCCTGACCACCCTCGGTTTGGCCGAGGAGCTCAAGAACGATGGCATCACCGTCAACTCCCTCTGGCCGTGCACCCTCATCGATACCGCCGCCATCCGTAATATGCCCGGCGGCGAGGCGATTGTGCAGGCAGCCCGCGGGCCGCAGATCATGGCCGATGCGGCCCATGCCATCCTGACCGGCGGCAATCACGGCGGCGCTGCGCTGCCTGGTGCCGCCGCTGCCGGAGAGATGCCGGCCAGTGGCAACTTCTACACCGACGAGCAAGTGCTCGCGGCTGCGGGAGTCACGGACTTCCGTCCCTACAGTCTCGGGGCCGCCGAGGACCAGCTGGTTCCGGACATTTTTCTCTGA
- a CDS encoding biotin--[acetyl-CoA-carboxylase] ligase, translating into MADTHTPGSPLNRGALAEQDFLAASGIAKMVVVDSTGSTNADLLRAVTVEPKEWPDLSVLTAEYQTAARGRLDRSWEAPPLSSVSVSIVLRPVNAEGRPLPTQTYSWLSLLGALALRQTLLETAGLPAELKWPNDVLVRGRKIAGILAQMGPMGDGSVPAVILGTGLNVTLTSEELPVPTATSVALEQPLTVDRTQLLKSYLAHFAVLYRSFCNADGDPTAGLAGGPSLHKRVESVMVTLGSQVRAQLPGDHEIIGHATRLDEYGSLLVVDKDAREHVVTAGDVVHLRPWTPPGQGTDGGYA; encoded by the coding sequence ATGGCTGACACACACACCCCAGGAAGTCCATTGAACCGTGGGGCCCTGGCGGAGCAGGATTTCCTGGCCGCCAGCGGCATCGCGAAAATGGTTGTGGTGGACTCCACCGGATCCACGAATGCAGACCTCCTGCGGGCCGTGACTGTCGAGCCTAAAGAGTGGCCTGATCTGTCTGTGCTGACGGCTGAGTACCAGACCGCAGCGCGCGGCCGGCTTGACCGGAGCTGGGAAGCGCCGCCGCTGAGTTCCGTGTCAGTTTCCATCGTGCTGCGACCGGTCAACGCGGAGGGAAGGCCCTTGCCCACGCAAACCTATTCGTGGCTTTCATTGTTGGGCGCGCTGGCGCTGCGGCAGACGCTCCTGGAGACGGCCGGCCTCCCGGCTGAGCTCAAATGGCCCAATGATGTCTTGGTCCGCGGCCGCAAGATCGCCGGGATCCTGGCGCAAATGGGGCCGATGGGCGACGGCTCAGTGCCGGCGGTCATTCTGGGGACCGGGCTGAATGTGACTCTGACGTCCGAGGAACTGCCCGTGCCCACCGCAACGTCCGTGGCACTCGAGCAGCCGCTGACGGTTGACCGGACCCAGCTGCTCAAGAGCTACCTGGCGCACTTCGCGGTGCTCTACCGCAGCTTCTGCAACGCCGATGGCGATCCCACAGCCGGGCTGGCAGGCGGCCCGTCCCTCCACAAACGGGTGGAGTCCGTGATGGTGACGCTGGGCAGCCAGGTCCGCGCGCAGCTGCCGGGCGACCACGAGATCATCGGGCATGCCACCAGGCTGGATGAGTACGGTTCGCTGCTCGTGGTGGATAAGGACGCCCGGGAACATGTGGTGACCGCCGGGGACGTGGTGCACCTGCGTCCTTGGACCCCGCCGGGCCAGGGTACCGATGGCGGGTATGCGTAG
- a CDS encoding PH domain-containing protein — protein MRRDLAPGEQVITITRPQPRKLAGPAAAFIAAPAAAAFASAWTLRGEATRLVPAVSADWTPWIVLACLLAAAWVWLAYCLPGLLRWQGTRYILTSRRVMARYGMMRRRDEQVNLASVRNVTVHQSVVQRILRSGNISLETGYQSVVTIPDVPEAARFRDFVLDAVADLPVGRDPETDDVSDYADDILPWELREGGHDER, from the coding sequence ATGCGTAGAGACCTCGCGCCGGGCGAGCAGGTCATTACGATCACCCGTCCGCAGCCGAGGAAACTGGCCGGTCCGGCCGCTGCCTTCATCGCCGCACCCGCCGCTGCTGCGTTTGCCAGTGCCTGGACGCTGCGGGGCGAGGCTACCCGCCTGGTGCCGGCGGTTTCCGCAGACTGGACGCCATGGATCGTTCTTGCCTGCCTGCTGGCCGCCGCCTGGGTCTGGCTGGCGTATTGCCTGCCCGGGCTGCTCCGGTGGCAGGGAACGCGATACATCCTCACGAGCCGGAGGGTTATGGCGCGTTACGGCATGATGCGCCGCCGGGACGAACAGGTTAATCTGGCCTCCGTCCGCAACGTGACGGTCCACCAGTCGGTGGTGCAGCGGATATTGCGCTCCGGGAATATATCCTTGGAAACCGGGTACCAAAGTGTGGTGACCATCCCGGACGTCCCGGAAGCCGCACGGTTCCGGGACTTTGTGCTGGATGCCGTTGCTGACCTGCCCGTGGGCAGGGATCCGGAGACTGACGACGTGTCGGATTATGCCGACGACATCCTGCCGTGGGAATTGAGAGAAGGTGGACACGATGAACGATGA
- a CDS encoding adenylate/guanylate cyclase domain-containing protein: protein MNDEDEEGQAALPTPAAGSAHPPTGTLSVERLAAKALEARLLGGERKLRRREVAAGAGLSLLSARKLWRALGFPNFGDDDVAFTERDQAALSTVVDLVRSGVLTEEAAISVTRSIGQMTDRMVVWQIEALVEDMVHEQGVTDAVARKRLVQELPSLLDALEQMLVYSWRRQLNAGVQRLAVRAEAGLQASEEGREGDEDDAPLPLARAVGFADLVSYTSLSRRMNEKTLARLVQRFENKCAEIISVGGGRLVKTVGDEVLYIAETPAAGAEISLALAQAFTEDEILPEARVAMVWGRILSRLGDIYGPTVNLAARLTTLADPGTVLIDSMTASALDQDERFILVPQPAENVRGFGEIHPVLLKRGAGRGLVLD from the coding sequence ATGAACGATGAGGACGAAGAGGGCCAGGCCGCCCTGCCAACCCCCGCAGCCGGGAGTGCCCACCCGCCAACCGGCACGCTGTCCGTCGAACGGCTGGCGGCCAAGGCACTTGAGGCCAGGCTCCTCGGCGGGGAGCGGAAGCTCCGGCGCCGCGAAGTGGCGGCTGGCGCCGGTTTGTCGCTCCTGTCTGCGCGGAAGCTGTGGCGGGCCCTCGGTTTCCCGAACTTCGGCGACGATGACGTGGCCTTCACCGAACGCGACCAGGCAGCGCTCTCCACTGTGGTGGACCTGGTCCGCTCCGGGGTCCTCACCGAAGAGGCCGCCATCTCGGTGACGCGCTCCATCGGGCAGATGACGGACCGCATGGTGGTCTGGCAGATCGAGGCCCTGGTGGAGGACATGGTCCACGAGCAGGGTGTCACCGATGCCGTGGCCCGCAAGCGCCTGGTCCAGGAACTGCCGTCCCTGCTGGACGCGCTCGAGCAGATGCTTGTTTATTCCTGGCGGCGCCAGCTCAACGCCGGCGTCCAGCGGCTGGCCGTCCGCGCCGAGGCCGGTCTGCAGGCCAGCGAGGAAGGCCGTGAGGGCGACGAGGATGACGCTCCGCTGCCCCTTGCACGCGCAGTAGGGTTCGCTGACCTGGTTTCATACACGAGCCTGTCCCGCCGGATGAACGAAAAGACCCTCGCCCGGCTGGTCCAGCGCTTCGAGAACAAATGCGCCGAGATCATCTCGGTGGGCGGTGGCCGGCTGGTCAAGACCGTCGGCGACGAAGTCCTGTACATTGCGGAAACGCCGGCTGCCGGCGCCGAGATATCGCTCGCCCTGGCGCAGGCATTCACCGAGGATGAGATCCTTCCCGAAGCACGCGTGGCCATGGTCTGGGGACGGATCCTGTCACGGCTGGGTGACATCTACGGTCCCACGGTGAACCTCGCGGCCCGGCTCACCACCCTCGCTGACCCGGGCACGGTCCTGATCGACTCCATGACGGCATCAGCGCTGGACCAGGACGAACGCTTTATCCTGGTTCCGCAGCCGGCCGAAAATGTGCGCGGGTTCGGCGAAATCCACCCTGTGCTGCTGAAGCGCGGCGCGGGCAGGGGCCTGGTGCTCGACTAG